A single region of the Streptomyces sp. AM 4-1-1 genome encodes:
- a CDS encoding cyclopropane-fatty-acyl-phospholipid synthase family protein — translation MWPDVARPPRGSRARTRITEILLRRAFARLPLRLRVGEEHATGYGPLLRIREPEAFHRRIGVGGLIGFGESYMAGEWEADDLVGVLTVLAAHVDELVPEPLRRLRGLWVRRRPDEQRNTVSGARDNIRRHYDLSNDLFALFLDGTMSYSSALFSAFPATPRTFAAAQRRKVDRLLDLADIGPGSRVLEIGTGWGELAVRAAARGAHVLSVTLSAEQRSLALERVRQAGVADRVRIDLSDYRQVSGSYDAVVSVEMIEAVGADYWPVYFDTLRRSLAPGGRIALQAITMPHERMLATAESHTWISKYVFPGGLIPSREALARESARAGLRIVADDGYGEHYAETLRLWRERFLDRADDVGALGFDHTFRRMWEFYLAYSEAGFRSRYLDVRQLLLTADDTTTGQEKAL, via the coding sequence CTGTGGCCCGACGTCGCCCGGCCGCCGCGTGGCTCCCGGGCCCGTACCAGGATCACCGAAATCCTGCTGCGTCGAGCCTTCGCCCGGCTGCCCCTGCGGCTGCGGGTGGGGGAGGAGCACGCGACGGGGTACGGCCCCCTGCTGCGAATCCGTGAGCCCGAGGCGTTCCACCGGCGGATCGGCGTCGGTGGCCTGATCGGGTTCGGTGAGTCGTACATGGCGGGCGAGTGGGAGGCGGACGACCTGGTCGGCGTCCTCACCGTGCTCGCCGCCCATGTGGACGAACTGGTTCCGGAGCCGCTGCGGCGGCTGCGCGGGCTGTGGGTACGCCGCCGACCCGACGAGCAGCGCAACACCGTGTCGGGAGCCCGGGACAACATCCGCCGCCACTACGACCTGTCGAACGACCTGTTCGCATTGTTCCTCGACGGGACCATGTCGTACTCCTCCGCGCTCTTCTCCGCCTTCCCGGCGACCCCGAGGACGTTCGCCGCCGCCCAGCGCCGCAAGGTGGACCGGCTGCTGGATCTGGCGGACATCGGACCCGGCAGCCGGGTACTCGAAATCGGCACCGGCTGGGGCGAGTTGGCGGTACGAGCCGCCGCGCGAGGAGCCCACGTACTGTCCGTGACCCTGTCCGCCGAGCAGCGCTCCCTCGCTCTGGAGCGGGTACGGCAGGCGGGGGTCGCCGACCGGGTGAGGATCGATCTGTCCGACTACCGCCAGGTGAGCGGGAGTTACGACGCCGTGGTGAGCGTGGAGATGATCGAGGCGGTCGGGGCCGACTACTGGCCCGTGTACTTCGACACCCTCCGCCGAAGTCTCGCCCCGGGCGGCCGGATCGCGCTGCAGGCGATCACCATGCCGCACGAACGGATGCTGGCCACCGCGGAATCCCACACCTGGATCAGCAAGTACGTGTTCCCCGGCGGCCTCATCCCGTCCCGGGAGGCCCTCGCACGAGAGTCGGCACGCGCCGGACTGCGGATCGTGGCGGACGACGGCTACGGCGAGCACTACGCGGAAACCCTCCGGCTGTGGCGCGAACGCTTCCTCGACCGCGCCGACGACGTGGGTGCGCTGGGCTTCGACCACACGTTCCGCCGCATGTGGGAGTTCTACCTGGCGTACTCCGAGGCCGGCTTCCGGTCCCGCTACCTCGACGTACGACAGCTGCTGCTGACCGCCGACGACACCACGACAGGACAGGAGAAGGCCCTGTGA
- a CDS encoding DUF1365 domain-containing protein: MTVAPALYDCVVAHTRTEPLRHSFRHRTYMWLVDLDQLPVLPSALRPLARFVPGDHFGGTARSIRAGLDAWLAERDVTLDGGRVLMLAHARVFGHVFNPLSLYWCHDRSGSLVCVVAEVHNTYGQRHCYLLRTDAVGGAEVDKDFYVSPFFPVDGTYRMRLPVPGERLDLTVQLRRGEERPFTATVRGTHRPATVRQLLAATLRHPWPTAAVSVGIRHHGVRLLLRGLPVRPRPPHPTQEGMK, from the coding sequence ATGACGGTGGCCCCCGCCCTCTACGACTGCGTGGTCGCCCACACGCGTACCGAGCCGCTGCGTCACAGTTTCCGGCACCGCACCTACATGTGGCTGGTGGACCTCGATCAACTACCCGTACTGCCAAGTGCATTGCGCCCGCTGGCCCGGTTCGTACCGGGCGACCACTTCGGTGGCACCGCGCGATCGATCCGCGCGGGACTCGACGCCTGGCTGGCGGAGCGCGATGTGACGCTGGACGGCGGACGGGTACTGATGCTGGCACACGCCCGGGTGTTCGGCCATGTCTTCAACCCGCTGTCCCTGTACTGGTGTCACGACAGGAGCGGGTCCCTCGTCTGCGTGGTGGCCGAGGTGCACAACACGTACGGGCAGCGCCACTGCTATCTGCTGCGGACGGACGCGGTGGGCGGAGCGGAGGTCGACAAGGACTTCTACGTCTCGCCGTTCTTTCCCGTGGACGGCACCTACCGGATGCGGCTGCCCGTCCCGGGCGAGCGGCTGGATCTGACCGTGCAGCTGCGGCGGGGCGAGGAGCGCCCGTTCACCGCGACCGTGCGGGGGACGCACCGCCCCGCCACCGTGCGGCAGTTGCTCGCCGCCACTCTGCGCCACCCCTGGCCGACGGCGGCGGTGTCCGTCGGTATCCGCCATCACGGCGTACGTCTGCTGCTGCGCGGCCTTCCCGTGCGGCCCCGTCCACCGCACCCGACGCAAGAAGGCATGAAGTGA
- a CDS encoding cyclopropane-fatty-acyl-phospholipid synthase family protein, which yields MTPVAARLSTLITRHLQGPLPVRLRAWDGSETGPADAPVVVVRSRRALRRLLWKPGELGLAEAYITGELDVEGDLAAALGAFWGQVRDRGTDGRPRLRPAGLAEAATIALRLGALGPRPPAPRAARAELSGAPHSAARDRAAISHHYDLSNDFYALLLDESMAYSCGYWARPDAPDYQLTDAQRDKADLVCRKLGLTEGARLLDVGCGWGTLSLHAAREYKARVTAVTLSRAQRDFVAERIRREGPAGLVDVELRHYRDIEGSGYDAVSAIEMGEHVGDAEYPAFATRLYRLLRPRGRLLVQQMSRGADAPGGGPFIETYIAPDMHMRPVGRTVDQLETAGLEVRSVESLREHYARTIAAWHQRLEARWDDVVALVGEPTARVWRLYLVGSELAFAQRRMGVDQILAVRTPRAGDAGLPATPRDWYGDEPTGRHPAAPSAPGPAAPSAPGPASPSARGPAAPSVPGPASPSAPDPATPSIPDQATHR from the coding sequence GTGACCCCCGTCGCCGCACGGCTGTCCACCCTGATCACACGCCACCTCCAGGGCCCGCTGCCCGTACGGCTGCGGGCCTGGGACGGCAGCGAGACCGGCCCGGCCGACGCACCGGTCGTCGTCGTACGGTCCCGCCGTGCGCTGCGCCGGCTGCTGTGGAAACCTGGTGAACTCGGCCTTGCCGAGGCGTACATCACGGGCGAACTCGATGTGGAGGGCGACCTTGCCGCCGCTCTGGGCGCGTTCTGGGGACAGGTGCGCGACCGGGGCACGGACGGCCGGCCCCGGCTCCGCCCGGCAGGTCTGGCCGAGGCCGCCACCATCGCGCTGCGGCTCGGCGCCCTCGGTCCCCGGCCGCCCGCGCCGCGAGCCGCCCGCGCCGAATTGTCGGGCGCACCGCACAGTGCCGCGCGTGACCGGGCCGCGATCAGCCACCACTATGACCTGTCCAACGACTTCTACGCCCTCCTCCTCGACGAGTCGATGGCGTACTCCTGCGGGTACTGGGCCCGGCCCGACGCCCCGGACTACCAACTCACCGACGCACAGCGGGACAAGGCCGACCTCGTCTGCCGCAAGCTCGGGCTGACCGAGGGCGCGCGGCTGCTCGACGTCGGCTGCGGCTGGGGCACGCTGAGCCTGCACGCCGCCCGCGAGTACAAGGCGCGGGTCACCGCGGTGACCCTCTCCCGCGCGCAGCGGGACTTCGTGGCCGAGCGGATCAGGCGCGAAGGACCGGCCGGCCTGGTGGACGTCGAACTGCGCCACTACCGGGACATCGAGGGAAGTGGGTACGACGCCGTGAGCGCGATCGAGATGGGCGAACATGTCGGGGACGCCGAATACCCGGCCTTCGCCACCCGGCTGTACCGGCTGCTGCGCCCCCGCGGACGGCTCCTCGTACAGCAGATGTCACGCGGGGCCGACGCACCCGGGGGCGGGCCGTTCATCGAGACGTACATCGCTCCGGACATGCACATGCGCCCCGTGGGCCGTACCGTCGACCAGTTGGAGACCGCCGGTCTCGAAGTCCGCTCCGTCGAATCGCTCCGCGAGCACTACGCCCGCACCATCGCTGCCTGGCACCAACGGCTCGAAGCCCGCTGGGACGACGTCGTCGCCCTGGTAGGCGAACCGACCGCCCGGGTCTGGCGGCTGTATCTGGTCGGCAGCGAACTGGCCTTCGCCCAGCGGCGGATGGGCGTCGACCAGATCCTCGCGGTACGTACACCACGGGCGGGCGACGCGGGCCTGCCCGCCACCCCACGGGACTGGTACGGGGACGAGCCCACCGGCCGGCACCCGGCCGCACCGTCCGCCCCGGGCCCGGCCGCACCGTCCGCCCCGGGCCCGGCCTCGCCGTCCGCACGGGGCCCGGCCGCGCCGTCGGTCCCGGGCCCTGCCTCACCGTCCGCACCGGACCCGGCGACGCCGTCCATCCCGGATCAGGCGACGCACCGATGA